The Polymorphobacter megasporae genome window below encodes:
- a CDS encoding glutathione S-transferase, protein MSDYDLYYWPVPFRGQFVRAVLAYAGKTWTEADADAIGELMSGAVSAMPVPFMGPPLLVDKAADFAIAEMPAIILYLGETLDLLPSTPALRATTIKTVADANDVIDELTIDGGKQMWTPARWAAFVPRLNKWMSLWEETGHRHGLAADSGFVLGGAKPGIADVVTATLWTTMGDRFPTLAAMLDEAAPLTAALSRRVSALPPLAKLATKAREDYGDAYCGGEIEASLRKVLGS, encoded by the coding sequence ATGTCCGATTACGACCTGTATTACTGGCCGGTGCCGTTCCGCGGCCAGTTCGTCCGCGCGGTCCTCGCTTACGCAGGTAAGACGTGGACCGAAGCTGATGCCGACGCGATCGGCGAGCTGATGAGCGGCGCGGTCTCGGCGATGCCGGTCCCGTTCATGGGGCCGCCGCTGCTGGTCGATAAGGCCGCCGACTTCGCGATCGCCGAGATGCCGGCGATCATCCTGTATCTTGGCGAGACGCTCGACCTGCTACCGTCGACCCCTGCCCTCCGCGCCACGACGATCAAGACCGTCGCCGATGCCAACGATGTGATCGACGAGCTGACCATCGACGGCGGCAAGCAGATGTGGACTCCCGCGCGCTGGGCGGCGTTCGTCCCGCGCCTGAACAAGTGGATGTCGCTGTGGGAGGAAACCGGACACCGCCATGGGCTGGCGGCCGATAGCGGCTTTGTCCTTGGCGGGGCGAAGCCGGGGATCGCCGACGTCGTCACCGCGACCTTGTGGACGACGATGGGCGACCGCTTCCCGACGCTTGCTGCGATGCTCGACGAGGCGGCTCCATTGACCGCCGCTTTATCGCGCCGCGTCTCCGCGCTGCCACCGCTGGCTAAGCTCGCAACGAAAGCGAGGGAGGACTATGGCGACGCATATTGCGGCGGCGAGATCGAGGCGTCGTTGCGTAAGGTGCTCGGCAGCTAA
- a CDS encoding PQQ-dependent sugar dehydrogenase, with the protein MTALRPLLVGAGLLALAACGDKSTIDPKTQIGANPVLPEPQAYLLPPMDVPKAVGWSGTQTPVVPAGLHIEALATGLLHPRTMTVLPNGDVLIVETNGPKAPIYRPKDKIAGMIKAEGGASAKGGNRITLVRYGADGKPTLRTIFLSGLHSPYGVVLVGSDLYVANTDAVLRFPYHDGDTQITTPGVKLTDLPGGPIDHHWTKSMVASADGSKLYVGVGSNSNITENGMAAEIGRAAVWEIDRATGASRLYATGLRNPTNLTLAPSGQLWAVVNERDELGPDLVPDYMTSVKEGAFYGWPYSYYGQHLDPRVKPQRPALVATAIKPDYALSSHVAPLGITWYDAASLPAAYRGGMFVGEHGSWDRSPVSGYKVVFIPFKDGKPAGMAQDVITGFLGDGNTTHGRPVGLAVDKSGALLVADDVGNTVWRVTGTATQTAMNDTRR; encoded by the coding sequence ATGACCGCTCTCCGCCCGCTGCTCGTCGGTGCCGGCCTGCTCGCGCTCGCCGCGTGCGGCGACAAGTCGACGATCGATCCGAAAACTCAGATCGGGGCGAACCCGGTTCTTCCCGAGCCGCAGGCGTATCTCCTGCCGCCGATGGATGTGCCGAAAGCGGTCGGGTGGAGCGGCACCCAAACGCCGGTCGTCCCGGCAGGGCTGCATATCGAGGCGCTCGCGACCGGGCTGCTTCATCCTCGGACGATGACCGTCCTGCCCAACGGCGACGTCCTGATCGTCGAAACCAACGGCCCCAAAGCCCCGATCTATCGCCCGAAGGACAAGATCGCGGGCATGATCAAGGCCGAGGGCGGGGCGAGCGCGAAGGGCGGCAACCGCATCACGCTCGTCCGCTACGGCGCCGACGGCAAGCCGACGCTGCGGACGATTTTCCTGTCGGGTCTCCATTCGCCGTACGGTGTCGTACTGGTCGGCAGCGACCTTTACGTCGCCAACACCGATGCGGTCCTGCGCTTCCCGTACCACGACGGCGACACCCAGATCACCACGCCCGGCGTGAAGCTGACCGACCTCCCCGGTGGGCCGATCGACCATCACTGGACCAAGTCGATGGTCGCGAGCGCCGACGGGTCGAAGCTGTATGTCGGCGTCGGGTCGAACAGCAACATCACCGAGAACGGCATGGCCGCCGAGATCGGCCGTGCTGCGGTATGGGAGATCGACCGCGCGACCGGTGCGTCGCGGCTGTACGCGACCGGGCTGCGCAACCCGACCAACCTGACGCTCGCGCCGAGCGGTCAGCTGTGGGCGGTGGTCAACGAGCGCGACGAGCTCGGCCCCGATCTCGTCCCCGACTATATGACGAGCGTCAAGGAAGGCGCGTTCTACGGTTGGCCGTACAGCTATTACGGTCAGCACCTCGATCCGCGCGTCAAGCCGCAGCGCCCTGCACTCGTCGCCACCGCGATAAAGCCCGACTATGCGCTGAGTTCGCACGTCGCCCCGCTCGGCATCACATGGTACGATGCGGCGAGCCTGCCTGCTGCCTATCGCGGCGGGATGTTCGTCGGGGAACACGGCAGCTGGGACCGCAGCCCGGTCAGCGGCTACAAGGTCGTCTTCATCCCGTTCAAGGACGGCAAGCCCGCCGGCATGGCGCAGGACGTCATCACCGGCTTCCTCGGCGACGGCAACACGACGCACGGCCGCCCGGTCGGCCTCGCAGTCGACAAGTCGGGGGCGCTGCTCGTTGCCGATGACGTCGGCAATACCGTCTGGCGCGTGACCGGCACAGCGACGCAGACGGCGATGAACGACACGCGGCGCTAA
- a CDS encoding DUF2231 domain-containing protein gives MTEFTPPTTRRLFPLFRSVFGFASACFAGALVTDIVYADNADMQWSNFSMWLITAGLIVAALAAIVGLVELATSRPGHWFRTGWALPVGSAAASIVSVFNAFVHSRDAYESVVPTGLTLSIVVVVILLLIPFFERGARAARFA, from the coding sequence ATGACCGAATTTACTCCGCCGACGACACGGCGGTTGTTCCCGCTTTTCCGCTCGGTATTCGGCTTTGCCTCCGCCTGCTTCGCCGGCGCGCTGGTCACCGACATCGTCTACGCCGACAATGCTGACATGCAGTGGTCGAATTTCTCGATGTGGCTGATCACCGCCGGGCTCATCGTCGCCGCGCTGGCTGCGATTGTCGGCCTCGTGGAACTCGCGACCAGCCGTCCCGGGCATTGGTTTCGGACCGGTTGGGCGCTGCCAGTCGGATCCGCCGCCGCGAGTATCGTCTCGGTGTTCAACGCTTTCGTCCACAGTCGCGACGCCTATGAGTCGGTCGTTCCAACCGGTCTGACGCTCTCGATCGTGGTCGTCGTGATCCTGTTGCTCATTCCCTTCTTTGAGCGCGGCGCGCGCGCCGCCCGTTTCGCATGA
- a CDS encoding ATP-grasp domain-containing protein encodes MTTDLTILYEHPAWFVPLFAALDRRGVRYEALHLSDHRFDPADPKPPSPVVLSRVAMSSFLREADHAIFYAEALFAHWAACGARVINGSEVIAVDRSKARQLSLIAGLGLGIPRTRVVHRAADLPAAAREIGFPLIVKANIGGSGAGIVRYQSADELAQSIADKTTPESVDRVLLVQEYIPARDGIVTRIETLDGKFLYAIDIESPADSFDLCPADACEIGRGPGAIRMTRADPAPELIDAAERIARAARLDVGGIEVMIDDRDGTAKFYDVNALSNFVAKPLDVLGWDPHEQLVDYLEAAIAAKRT; translated from the coding sequence ATGACAACCGATCTCACAATCCTGTACGAGCATCCCGCGTGGTTCGTGCCGTTATTCGCCGCGCTCGACCGGCGAGGGGTGCGCTACGAGGCGTTGCACCTGTCCGACCACCGCTTCGATCCCGCCGATCCAAAGCCGCCGTCGCCGGTCGTCCTCAGCCGCGTCGCGATGTCGAGTTTCCTGCGCGAGGCCGATCACGCGATATTCTATGCCGAGGCGCTGTTCGCGCATTGGGCAGCGTGCGGTGCCCGGGTGATCAATGGGTCGGAGGTCATTGCGGTTGACCGATCGAAGGCGCGGCAGTTGTCGCTGATCGCCGGCCTTGGGCTCGGCATCCCGCGGACGCGCGTCGTCCACCGGGCGGCCGACCTGCCCGCCGCGGCGCGGGAGATCGGTTTCCCGCTCATCGTCAAGGCGAACATCGGCGGGTCGGGCGCGGGCATCGTTCGCTATCAGAGCGCCGACGAGCTGGCCCAGTCGATCGCCGATAAGACGACCCCCGAAAGCGTCGACCGCGTGCTGCTGGTGCAGGAGTACATCCCGGCCCGCGACGGGATCGTGACGCGGATCGAGACGCTCGACGGCAAGTTCCTCTACGCGATCGACATCGAGAGCCCCGCCGACAGCTTCGACCTGTGCCCCGCCGATGCCTGCGAGATTGGACGCGGACCGGGCGCGATCCGGATGACGCGGGCCGATCCTGCGCCTGAACTGATCGATGCTGCCGAGCGGATCGCGCGTGCCGCAAGGCTCGACGTCGGCGGTATCGAGGTGATGATCGACGACCGCGACGGCACCGCGAAGTTTTACGATGTCAACGCGCTGTCGAACTTCGTCGCCAAGCCGCTCGACGTCCTCGGCTGGGACCCGCATGAGCAGCTGGTCGACTATCTCGAAGCGGCCATCGCTGCGAAAAGGACCTGA
- a CDS encoding LLM class flavin-dependent oxidoreductase has translation MRYGFWAPVFGGWLRNVADERMSASWEYTRDLCVRAEQIGYDLTLVAELNLNDIKGIDAPALDAWSTAAALAAVTKRLELMVAVRPNFHQPALFAKQAANIQNISGGRLSLNVVSSWWAEEARQYGLQFDAHDDRYARTSEWLRVVDGLWSEPRFSFDGKMYRTEDAILAPKPVAKPIRYAGGESEAAKALIAGQCDAYVMHGDEPGVIAAKIADMRARRERLGLKPMIYGMAAYAIVRDSAREADAEVARITDMGDTPPPGFDNFDQWLSGTQLERELKIREYSVSNRGLRPGLVGTPEHVAARIEEFEAAGLDLLLLQMSPQIEEMERFSAQVIPANLRHAA, from the coding sequence ATGCGCTACGGGTTTTGGGCTCCGGTCTTCGGCGGCTGGCTGCGCAACGTCGCCGACGAGCGGATGTCGGCGAGCTGGGAATACACCCGCGACCTCTGCGTCCGCGCCGAGCAGATCGGTTATGACCTGACTCTCGTTGCCGAGCTCAATCTAAACGACATCAAGGGGATCGATGCCCCCGCGCTCGACGCGTGGTCGACCGCGGCGGCGCTCGCGGCGGTGACCAAGCGGCTCGAATTGATGGTCGCGGTCCGGCCCAACTTCCACCAGCCGGCGCTGTTCGCAAAGCAAGCCGCGAACATTCAGAACATCAGCGGCGGGCGGCTGAGCCTCAACGTCGTGTCGTCGTGGTGGGCAGAGGAAGCGCGCCAATACGGCCTTCAGTTCGACGCCCATGACGACCGCTATGCCCGGACGTCGGAGTGGCTGCGCGTCGTCGACGGGCTGTGGAGCGAGCCGCGCTTCAGCTTCGACGGGAAGATGTACCGGACCGAGGACGCGATCCTCGCGCCCAAGCCGGTCGCCAAGCCGATCCGTTATGCGGGGGGCGAGTCCGAGGCGGCCAAGGCGCTGATCGCCGGGCAGTGCGACGCCTATGTCATGCACGGCGACGAGCCCGGGGTCATCGCCGCCAAGATCGCCGACATGCGCGCCCGCCGCGAGCGGCTCGGATTGAAGCCAATGATCTACGGCATGGCGGCGTACGCCATCGTCCGCGACAGCGCGCGCGAGGCCGACGCCGAGGTCGCGCGGATCACCGACATGGGCGACACCCCGCCGCCGGGGTTCGACAACTTCGACCAGTGGCTGTCAGGCACCCAGCTCGAACGCGAGCTCAAGATCCGCGAGTATTCGGTGAGCAACCGCGGCCTCCGCCCTGGCCTCGTCGGCACCCCCGAGCACGTTGCTGCGCGGATCGAGGAATTCGAGGCAGCCGGGCTCGATCTCCTCCTCCTCCAGATGAGCCCGCAGATCGAGGAGATGGAGCGCTTCTCCGCACAGGTTATCCCGGCGAACCTCCGCCACGCCGCGTGA